The DNA window CCCTGCTCATCCCACGGCGCGAGCAGCAGAATCACGCTCATGCCGCCCAGGTAGAACAGCAGGATGCGCCAGATGACGGAGTTGACCGCGCGCGGGATGGTGGTTGATGGGTTTTCAGCCTCGCCAGCGGCGGTGCCGATCGACATGATGCCGCCGAACGTAAAGGTCACGGCGACGAGCGAGAAGAGCACACCCGTTGCACCGTTGGGGAAGAAGCCGCCGTGGATAAACAAGTTTTCCGTACCCACCGCAGGCTCGGGGCCGAGACCGAGCACGAGCACAATCCCTAAGATGATCATCAGGCTCAGTGCGACAACTTTGATCAGGGAAAGCCAATACTCGGCCTCGGCGAACACGCTGACGCGGGCGGCGTTGATGAGCACCACAATGGCCAAAGTAACGAGCGCGGTGAGCCAGTGGGGAATCTCCGGAAACCAAAAGTCCAGGAAAGTCCCCATCGCAGTGAGCTCGATCATACCCACCACGATGGTGGTAAACCACCAGTTCCAGCCCACGATAAAGCCGGCCCGCGGGCCAATGAAATCGCGCGCGTAGGCGGCAAAGGAGCCGGAGACCGGGTGGGCCACGGCCATCTCGCCCAGCATCCGCATGAGCAGATAGACGATCGCGCCGACGATGACAAAGCCGAGCAGTACCGCGGGGCCGGCATAGTTGATCGATTCCGCGGAGCCAAGGAACAGCCCGGTGCCGATGGATGAGCCCATGGCGATCATGAGCATGTGGCGTGTCTTCACGCCACGTTTGAGACCACCATCATCGACTGACGGGTCGACTGGTTCACTCAAGCTAGGCCTGACCCTCGAAGAGGGTGGTCACCGAGCCGTTTTCGAAGATCTCGCGGATCGTCTTCGCCAACAGCGGGGCGATGGAAAGCACCGTGAGGTTCTTCCAACCCTCCGTGGACTGCGGCAGGGTATCGGTGGTGATGACTTCCTCCGCGCCGCACTCGCTCAGGCGCTCGCGCGCCGGGTCGGAGAACACACCGTGGGTACAAGCGATGACGACGGACTTTGCGCCCGCCTCCTTCAGCACGCCGACCGCGCCGGCGATGGTGCCGCCGGTATCAATCATGTCGTCCATCAGCACGCAGTCCTTGCCCGCCACGTCGCCGACGACGCGGTTGGAGACCACCTTGTTGGCAGCGTCGATGTCGCGGGTCTTGTGCACGAACGCCATCGGGGCGTCGCCCATCGCGTTGGCCCACTTCTCCGCAGTCTTCACGCGGCCTGCGTCGGGGGAGACCACGACCAGGTTGTCCAGCGAGTACTTGGACGTGATGTAGTCCACCAGGATCGGCTGAGCGTGCATGTGGTCGACCGGGCCGTCGAAGAAGCCCTGGATCTGGTCGGTGTGCAGATCCACCGAGACAATGCGGT is part of the Corynebacterium imitans genome and encodes:
- a CDS encoding amino acid permease, which translates into the protein MSEPVDPSVDDGGLKRGVKTRHMLMIAMGSSIGTGLFLGSAESINYAGPAVLLGFVIVGAIVYLLMRMLGEMAVAHPVSGSFAAYARDFIGPRAGFIVGWNWWFTTIVVGMIELTAMGTFLDFWFPEIPHWLTALVTLAIVVLINAARVSVFAEAEYWLSLIKVVALSLMIILGIVLVLGLGPEPAVGTENLFIHGGFFPNGATGVLFSLVAVTFTFGGIMSIGTAAGEAENPSTTIPRAVNSVIWRILLFYLGGMSVILLLAPWDEQGDSASPFVRVLTAVGVDGAAHVLNLVILVAVASVCNTMTYSGSRMLRDLARNGQAPEFFGATTKKGLPLRALLFDAALMGTVVILNYFFEGKVFAILLAIIVGSELITWASISFAHLRFRANGGRSSFMAPFYPYANWLCAGFYVLVLVLMAFLPDYRVGLGALIAWVVGLSIIGATRKQSA
- a CDS encoding ribose-phosphate diphosphokinase: MTGYSTESHKDLKVFSGRAHTALAEQVAEELGIELVPTTARDFANGEIFIRFEESVRGADCFVMQSHAQPLNKWLMEQLIMIDALKRGSAKRITAILPFYPYARQDKKHRGREPISARLIADLLTAAGADRIVSVDLHTDQIQGFFDGPVDHMHAQPILVDYITSKYSLDNLVVVSPDAGRVKTAEKWANAMGDAPMAFVHKTRDIDAANKVVSNRVVGDVAGKDCVLMDDMIDTGGTIAGAVGVLKEAGAKSVVIACTHGVFSDPARERLSECGAEEVITTDTLPQSTEGWKNLTVLSIAPLLAKTIREIFENGSVTTLFEGQA